In Oncorhynchus gorbuscha isolate QuinsamMale2020 ecotype Even-year linkage group LG02, OgorEven_v1.0, whole genome shotgun sequence, a single genomic region encodes these proteins:
- the pex11a gene encoding peroxisomal membrane protein 11A encodes MESFVKFTNQSQGRDRIFRTTQYACALVKYLLRNNSARKELVVKLQSLESNMSSGRKLLRLGNTVNSIDAAKRTLQLSDPVLRLCLTVANLNRALYFICDNVLWARNVGLVPGIDKERWSLNASCCYFLSLVMSLTRDVYVITQTMVQRTRDRQFQKKMDQHLNDNPDVATVIVPQLDAFLFLLFESLKSHPSVTLDTLKNICDIFIPLDRLGVYRSNPGVVGFCGLISSLLGIVSVLHPSLKIQP; translated from the exons atggagtcttttgttaaatTCACAAATCAAAGTCAAGGAAGGGATCGTATTTTCAG GACAACCCAATATGCATGTGCCTTGGTGAAGTATTTGCTTCGCAATAATTCTGCAAGGAAAGAGCTTGTTGTCAAGCTGCAGAGTCTGGAGTCCAACATGAGTTCTGGAAGGAAAT TGCTCAGACTGGGGAACACTGTGAATTCCATTGACGCTGCCAAGCGAACCTTGCAGCTCTCTGACCCTGTGTTGCGCCTCTGCCTTACTGTGGCCAACCTCAACCGCGCCCTTTACTTTATCTGCGACAATGTGCTCTGGGCCAGAAATGTTGGCCTTGTCCCTGGTATCGACAAGGAGCGCTGGAGCTTGAATGCCTCTTGTTGCTACTTCCTGTCCCTGGTTATGAGTCTGACCAGAGATGTTTATGTAATCACCCAGACTATGGTTCAGAGAACCAGAGATAGGCAGTTTCAGAAGAAAATGGATCAGCACCTCAATGACAACCCTGATGTGGCTACTGTTATTGTTCCTCAACTGGATGCTTTTCTGTTCCTGCTTTTCGAGAGTCTTAAAAGCCATCCCTCGGTTACCCTTGACACACTGAAAAACATTTGTGATATTTTCATTCCACTGGACAGGCTGGGTGTGTACCGGTCAAACCCAGGAGTGGTGGGCTTTTGTGGGCTGATTTCATCTCTCTTAGGGATAGTGTCAGTCTTGCACCCCAGTTTGAAAATCCAACCGTAA